The genomic region GCGGGCAGGCCGAGACTGGCCCGCAGGTCGGCGATGATCGTGGGATCCACCATCACCACGTGGGACAGCCCGGCATCCGCCCGTGAGGCGGCGTACGCGGCGGCCAAGTAGCCGCCGAGCGAGTGCCCCACCAGCACGAGCGGCAGGCCGTCGAGGTAGCGCTTGCGCAGCTCGTCGACGATCCCGAACTGCTCCTCCAAGGTGGCCCCGGGCAGCGGGCTGCTGAGCCCGTGGCCCGGCCGGTTGTAGCCCACGCAGGCCGCGTTCTCGGGCAGGTGCTTGCGCACCCAGGCCCACTGTTCGTGCGGAAGGCCGAGGCCATTGAAGAAGATCACGCCGAATTCGGCGTCCGGCGGACGCCGGTGATCGACCTCGACCACACTGCCATCGGCGCGAGGCATCGTGGAAAACGTCGCCACACGCCGGCGAGTACCGAGAAACCGCGTCTGCGCACCGATCGCCCAGCTGCCGACGCACAGCCCCGCCACGCCGATGGCGAACTTCCGTTCAATCGACATCGTCCTCACTATCGGCACGCCCATCTCCTCTCCTTGTGCGTCCCAAGCACGTGTTTTTAATTCCCGGGTTCTGTCCTGGGCTTGGTGTCCGCTCCGATGCCGCGTGCTGCTCGCCGACGTGTCGGACCGTGCAAGGGCATGAGCGCGGGAGACCTTTGCCCCGGTGTGCCGCAGTGACGGTGCACCAGCCGGGTCCGGGTACCGCAGAGACTGCCGACCGTCGGCAGGCCGAAACAACGGCAACCGGCTGTCCCGGACAGTCGCGGGCTGTCCGAGCTGGTCAGGGCCTTGTCCGGATTGCGTCCCGGACAGCGAGGGATGGCGGAATTCCGTCGTTGCCCTTAAGACATGACCGCAGCAGGATGGCGTAGTGGGGAACTTGGAGGAGGTGTCGCCGTACGAAGCCCGAGACGCTGCCGGTTTTATCGAGTCGATGCAGCAGCTCAAGGAACGTTCGGGGCTGACGTATCGCGAATTGGAGGAGCGGGCCACCCAAAGCGGTGACGTGCTGGCGCGCAGCACGCTGGCCGACATACTGCGACGGACGAGCCTGCCGCGACCCGACGTACTGGTCGCGTTTGTCCGCGCCTGTGGGGACGGTCAGCGGGTCGGCGCCTGGCTGGATGCCAGGGACCGGATCGCCGCAGATATCGCTGCCGCGCCCGCCACGACGCCGAGCTCCGTGCCCGAAGTCGACGCCACGGCCGAGGCTCACCTGCAAACCGAGGAATCCACGGGCTTGCGGCCCCGCCGGACCAAGCGACGCACGGTCGCGCTCGCGGCCACGCTCATGGTCCCGCTGCTCGCCCTGGCCGCCTGGCAGTTACTCCCCGACGGCTCCGAAGCTCCGGGCGCAGGCGCACCGGCTACTGCCACCGCCTCCCGGACTCCCGCCGACGGCTGGGTCACCATCCGCCCCGCCCGCACACCCGACCTCTGCCTCACCGACGGACGCGACCGCGACGGCACCTACAACAGCGCCGTCGCCGTCCAACTCCCCTGCGCCCAGGCCGCCGTGCCGCGCACCTATCTCGAACCGGTCGGCGAGGGCCGCTATCGCATCCAGTGGCACCACCCCCAGATGGGAAAGGGATGCCTGACGGTCATGGGCGCCGACCAGATCAAGGGCATGCTCGAACCACGTGATGACTGCACGCAAGGCACTCTGTTCCGCCTGGAACCCACCGCCGCTGACAGCGCCGGGGCTTTCCGGCTTCGCCCGGCCCACAGCAGCCGGTGCATCGGCATCCTCGACAACGACACCACCGAGGGTGCCGAAGCGATCGAAGAACCATGTACCGGAGCAGCCGACCAGCGGTTCCTCATCCGTACTGGGTGACGGTCTTCACTGGGGCCGGCTGCAGGAGCAGGCACTCGGCCGGCTCCTCGCCCGAGGCTGGGGGCCGTCGAGAAGCAATCGGGCCATGCACACTGTAGTGGCCAGTGGCCGGAGGCGAGCCAAAGCCTCAACGAATTCCAGGAAAGGCGGCTCTCTCATCCTCCTCGTGTGAGCTCAGCTCAGGACTGGGCTGCGTTCCAGGATGCCCCGATGCGAGGAATAGTGCACGGTCGGAATAACCCCCTCCCGCCAGTAATCCGCGAGATCACCAAGGACTCCCTGACCGAGTACTTCGGCACCCCGGCGGTGAAGTCGGTCAAGCGAAAACTCGACCCCGACTTGCCCACCGTCCACTGGTGGATCACCGCACCGGTCGCCCAGGCCATCGAGACCGCCATGCACTTGTCGATGCACGACACCCTCGCGTTCGCCGCAGTCGCCCCGCGCTTCAAGGGTGAAGGCTTCACCAGCCAGACCGCCATCAACCGCTTCATCAAGCACGTCAACCGGCACCGGCACACCACGGGCCTCGCCGAGGTCCCGCTGGGCAAGGTCACCCCCCACATGTTCCGGCGGACGATGGCCATGCTCACCCGCGACTACCCAGGGTCCGAGATCGCCGTCGGGATGCAGCTCAAGCACGCGGCCACCCGGGCCCTGGCCAACCGCTCTACGCAGGGTTACATGGACCACGACCCCTCCTGGGCCCGTCACCTCACCACGGCCATCGCCGAACGCCGCTTCCACCGACTCCGGGACCTGTTCGACGCCGACAGCCGCGGCGAGACCATCGGTTACGGCCCTGGGGCAGACCACATGCGCCAGGCGTTCGCCGCAGTCCGAGAGAAGGCCGAAGCGCTCCGAGCCAGCGGGAAGGCCCAGCGCGGCGACATCCTCGTCGAGCATGGCTTGCTCAAGCGCACCCGTCTGTCGATCCGGTTCGGCAAGCTCAACCACTGCACTTTCGACGAGAACAACCCCGTCGGGGCGAAATGCCTCGAAGACGCCGTCGTCCCCGTGGGCCACCGCGGACCGCTCATTGACCGCTGCCAGCCGGCGCGCTGCGGAAACAGCATCATCGCCCCCGAGCACCTGCCGATCTGGCGGGCCGAGCACGCCTCCCTGACCCAGCTGCGAACCCTCCCCGCCCTCCCGGCGAACCGCAGAGCCCTGATCGACCAGCAGATCCGCGACGTCGAGATCGCCCTCACCAAGGCAGGTGAAGCATGACTGTCCCAAGCCAGCCAGGGCTCTCGCCAAAGACCGAGAAGGCCCTGCGGGAGGCCATGGAACGGCTGTTCACCGGCCGACCTGTCCGAACCGACGGCAAGCTCACCAAGCAGAACCTCTGGCGCGAGGCCGGCGTCAGCCGAGCCACTATGAACCGCGCGACCGCAGTGCTCGCCGACTGGGACGACCGGGTCAGCCAGAGCGCGGCCAGCAAGCACCACCAGGCCCATGCTGCTGAGATCGCCCGGCTCCGCCGCCAGCTGAGAGACAGCCGACACGAGCGACAACGACTCCAGGACGAGGTTGATGCCGCGGCCACCGTCATCGCGGCCCTGTTCGCCGAGAACTCCGCACTTCGCGAGCAGGGTCTTAGTTCCCCAGCCATCGTGGTCCCGTTCAGTCGGTCACGAGACCAGCCGCAACGACCGCTCGACTAGCGGTTGTCGCTTGGTCCAGTACCGCCTGATGCGTCGAAGAGGGTCGGCTGATCGGATGACTCTCGCCGGTCCGGAACCTTCCCAGCCGACCCTCGAAAAGCCAAGTCATGAATCCCACGGAGCGAAGAAGCAACCTGCCGACCTGCAATATTCTCCAGGCACTTCAGCCCTACCAAGAGAAGCCCCTTATGCTCCGTGGTGAAAAGATGGGCGAAGGATTCGGCCTTCCAGGCTCCATCGCCCAATAGGGCATCGAAGCAAGTCAGCTCTGCCGTCTGCAGAAGCCCACTGGCCACTTGGGGGTTCTCGCGAAGGCGCTCGACGAAGTCCAGATAGTAGTCGATATAGGGAGGGGGCGAAGCAATGGCATCCCTCAACGAGGGAACTTCGACACGAATCGGTTCGGCGCCTGCTTCGACATAAGCCTTATGGGTTCTATCTTGAACGAAGCGGAAAAGCGCGTCCGCCTTCTCCAACATTGGCAGCACATAGACGTCGTCGGCGTCACCGACAGTCAGCGCGCTCTCGAGGCGAGCTCGAAGCATATTCCGCGGCACAGCATCCAGACGTCCTGCATCCTGGAGTCCTGCCAGCAGTACTGCCATCAAGCTGTGTCCGGAAAGCACGAGTGCTGCTGGTTCGGGAAGGACGCCTTGCTTTTCAACAGCGGCACCGAAGGCCTGAACGGCACCAACCAGGCTAGCCGAGTCGGCTAGAAGCGCATCTCCTCGCAAGAATCGTGCGAGGCCATTAGGAATCCCAGGAAGTCCCTTAAGTTGAGTTGTGGTCCTCGACTCGGCGCTAAGACAAGCTGGTCCGTCGAGATGCGCAAACCTCTCCGGGAGCCAAGCGTGGGCTTTCTCTCGCCTGGCAATCATAGCTTCGTCCATCACGACAATTTTCAGCTTGCGGGCAAGACTTTGACCGCGCGGACTTACTACCTGACGAACTAGGGTCACTCGATCCAGGTTCAGCAGTTCCCTGAAACCGGCGAGCCATAGAATGGTGTCGGGTTCGCCGCTCTGCCCCTTCCCACTCTTGCATTCAAGGCTTGAGCGCGAAACGCGCAGCCGCGAATCGATATCGAGCGAGAGGATGTCGATGTCTGTGAGTACATCGCGGCCGCTATCCGCATCGTCTGCTGGCACTGGAACACGGAGGCGCGCGTGAGCGCCTTCGGCGAATTCCAGCCGCGCCACGCGCCTCTCCAGCTGTCCCCCGGGAGTTTCCGAAGGCCTCGTTCCAGCTTCGGTCCGCCGGCTTGAGGTGCGGGCCGAGCGGCGACGTCCGTCGCCCGCTCTCACCTGGCTACCGCTCGCCGACTTGGACGGTGCACGCTCGGGTGAGCCGTCGTTGGTCACGGCTGCCCACCAAACATGCGCTTCACTGGGACCTCTCTAAGGGCTGCGATGAGCCTGGCCTGCTCTACTTCATCGATACCCGCCGTCAGCGCCAGGCGAGCACGCTCCTTGTCCACATGAACGTAGGAGCGCTGAGCTCGCAGTGCTGCAATATCAGAACTTTCGCCCTCTGCCCCTTCACGGCTATCGAGCATCTTGAGTGCGTCCCTAGCGACATCAGGCTGCAGGAGCTGAAGGCTATACCTTCCGGGTGTCATTCCATCGACGACCTTCACCACGCCAGCCTTCTCCAGCATCGGATAGTCAGTGCCGATAGACGTGACGTTGCCGGCGATGCCGCGGTTGATCAACGAACGTAGAAAGACGTCGGGCGAATGCAGCTTGAACTGGGCATACGTGGCGGCATAGACCATGGAGCCAACCAGCTGACGGACATGACCGGATACGTCGGCCACGCTTCCGCCGAAGGGGTCGCGCCCAAGATGGGGAGTGAAGAGGAACCCTCGTTCCACCCCGCCGTCGGATGTCTGCACCACTGACCGCTGCACAAGGTTCTGCGATACGGCAAAGTCAATCCATCTACGCTCAGTCGACGTGACCCGCTCTTCAGGCATGCCGGGATTCTCCGCCAGCTCCTCAAGCAGCGCGGTGACTTCTGACGTCCCCTTGGCGTCCGCAGCTCGAAGCGCGGCCTGGGCGATCGAGTCGCCCTGAACCCAGATGTTGGGGTTATACAGAACCTCGCGGCCATCAGCGGCGGTCACGCGGCGGATTAGACCGGTGTGAGTGAGGTGCCGCAAAGCCGCCTCCGCGCTCTCCTCGCTGCCACCAACCCCATCGGCCGTCGCCGCCGTCTGCAATGCGGCGTCGACGAGAAGCGGCTGCAGTGCCGTTGCACGAAGGAGCGCCAGTGCGGCGCGTTCCACTGCAGTGGCCATGACCGTCTGCAGCAACACCGGAGCAGCCAGAACGAGATCACCACGAGTGGGAATCCGCTCTGTGATCGAAACCGCCACTCCGTTGTCGTCCCTCTCGACGGAAACCCACCCAAGGCTCTCCATCGTGACGAGCACAGCGTTGAGATTGCGAGTCCCTACGCCAACGTCAAAGCCAATTGCTTGCACCCGACGAGCGCTACTGCTGGTGCTTCCCTGGAGCCGGAAGGCCATGTCCAGAGTCCAGCCAGCGAACTCAAGCTGTTCGAGGGCCGCCCGCTCCGGGCTCATCTGATAGGCCGAAAGATGCCGGGAGAGCCCCAAGCACAGCTCAGCGTCCGTCAAGAAAGTCAAAGCGCCCCCTACCTGGCCAGGAACTCTCTGCGCGCGCTCCCCCAGCACGGCACACCGCGATCACCCTACGCCGCGTCGCCTCGGGCCGCCCCTCGTTTGGCCCCCAGGGTGTCTCATGAGACATGGGCAAGTCTGGAGAACGACGGCTTCCGGGCACTGCTCTTCACCCCGCTCCGCGCGGGTGACCCGGTGCTGTTGCAGACCCGGCGCGGGGCCAACCGCTTCCCCGACCTGGCCGCCGCCGCACCGGCAGATCAAGCACACGATCCCTGAACCCAGGGACGAGCGAGCAAACCGTCAACGGCGGGGCAGCAAGGGCGGCCGGCCAACCGGCTTCGACACAACGGTCTACCGGCGCCGCAATGAGGTCGAGCGCACCATCAACCGGCTCAAGACGTTCCGTGCGGTCTCCACGCGCTACGACAAGAGGGCGTATGTCTTCCACGGGACGGTCACGGTCGCGGCGATCCGATTGTGGCTCCGCCCGTGACCTTTACGTCCTCGCCTATTGCTCTTCCGGGACCAAGACGCCGAGCTCGACTTCCTCGAAAACGCGTGACCACCAGGCTTCGTCGTCCTCGAACACCACCGAATCACTCTGCCTGGCCCGCTCAAGCACGTCTTCGACGTAGTCCTCGTAGTCGTCGTCCGCATCGGTCCTTCCCGAGCAGGCGAACGCCTCCCACACCTCCAGGACGTCCTGCAGACCAACAACCGAAGAGTTGACCAGCCCGTACTGCTGGTCCCCATCGCCTGCATAGCCGCGGACCATCCAGACTTCGCCGCTGTCGATCAGCAGCCAGTACGTGTTGACGCCGTCCTCGAACGCGCCGAGGAACGCAGCCCGACCCGGCGGAAGGTCGCGGACCTCCAGCTCCCGACCCACGTCCCTCACGAACATGCGATTGCAGTCGGACGGCAACCCTCGCTCGCCCAGCCCAGACACCGCCTCACTGCCCAAACCCAGGCGCGCGAGAGAAGTCGCGTCATATGGCAGCCACAGCGCGCTCGGCAACCGGCACCCCCTACTCGATCCGTCCATCCGATCCTCTCAGACCGCGCGGACGACCCATCGGACAGGACCTAGCTCGCGGTGGAGTCGTCGGCGGACTCGTCCGCGCGACGGCGGCGCGCCATGATGAGGACGCCTCCGCCGATGACGATCAGCACTCCCGCGCCGCCGGTCAGCCACGGCGTGGCATCAGAACCGGTGCGAGCGAGGGAACCCATCGGTGGCGTCGCCGTGGAGTCGCCGAACGGGATCGCTGCAGCGGTAGTGGAGGAGACGGCATCCGGTGTGCCGGTGGCTGTCACTGAGGGCGTGGTCTCGCCGGAACCGCTGCTCGGCGTACCCGGGGCGGACGGGTGGTGGGTGGGCTTGTGGGTCGGCTTGTCCGAGGGATCGGGCTTCGGGTCGGTCGCGGTCTTGGCGTTGGTGACGGTCACAGTGACCGGGGCGCCGGGGCCCGCGGTGAACGTCTTGGTCGGCTTGGAGAGGTCGTAGCCGGTGGGGGCTTTGATCTCCTTGACCCAGAACTGCGTCTTCCCCCTTGTTACCGGCAGGTCTCCGGAGGCCGTGCCTTTGGCTCCCGTGGTCAGGGTGAGCAGTGTCGAGTCGCCAGTGCCGATGTTCACGGTCGCTCCGGGCAGGAGTTTGCCGCTCTTGTCATCCTTTGCCTGCAGGAAAACTTTGGCCGCCTTGAAGGGGTCGATGATCGTCAGCCGGGTGGTCGCGCCCGGTGTGACGATGACGTCCTGGTCGGCAACGATCTCGTGGAGCGGACTGCCGGAAGCCGTCTCCTTCAACCGGTAGACACCCGGCGCGAGGTCGGTGAAGGTCAGCTTCCCCTGCGCGTCGCTCTTCCCGCGTCCGGCTTCCTGACCAGCGGCGTCGAGCAGCAGAAACGCGGCGCCCAACAGCGCTTCCCCGGCTGTGTCCTTGGTGGTGATCTCGACGCTGCCCGCGTCCGGGGCCGGCGTCTGGGCGGGGGCGGCGGAGGCCAAGGGGGTCGGTTCGGAGGGTTGGGCGCTCGCGGCGGGAGCCCAGGTGAGGGTGCCGGTCACCGCCACGGCGACGGCAGCGGTTCGGACGAAAGGTGCGTGCACGAGGAAGAGAACTCCTTGAACATGGGGGGAGGCAGCGGATGTGGGCACCGTTGCGGGTGAGCGGCGGGGCAGCGGCCTTGAGCGCGGGACGCCCCGTCGTGCGGCTGGGTGCGGACGCGCTCCATGCGCCGGGGAACCAGACGGCGGTGTATTGCTCGATGGCGTCGCGCAGCCCGGTCGTGACCGCGCCGTCCCACGGCGGGCGGCCGGGGCGGTTGTAGGTGTCGAAAGTGCCGTATTGCTTGGTGTTCGGACGGGTGTTGGTGGCTTCGTCGCGGCGGTGGAACGTGCCGTGGTCCAGGAAGCTGAGTGCCACCGCGTCGATTTCGCCGCGGTCCGGGTGGACGACCGCCAAGCGCAGCCCGCCGTAAGTCTCCGCGTGGATGGTGCGGCTGAAGTCGATCCGCAACCGCATCGGTGCGCCCGGGACCGGGACGGCGAAGTAGGTGTTGCCCACGACCGTATGGTCGTGGAAGGGAAGGCACAGCTCGGCGAAGAACTCGGCGGCCTGCAGGGACAAGTGGAACCTCCGGTCGGGGTGGAGCTGGTGTTACCGACGAGGGCCGGGCAGGGCCGGTCGGCTGCTGGTGCTCCAGCGCGGGACGCTGGTCGCGGGAAGCGCGGCCGGGCGTCGAGATGAGACAGCCCGCTGGACGTCGAGCGGCGTGGGAGCCAGGGGGCCGGACGGCAGGATCGAAGTGAGCTGGACCATGCCCTCGCGGTAACTGAACGTCGCCTCGCGCCAACGGGGCAGTGGGGCCGGGTCGGAGACGCACTGGGTGACGGCAGCGAGCAGGGCGATTGGGGTACCGGTGCTGGCGGTCGCATACCAGGCAGGCCGGTCGATGGACCTGCCGGCCCACAGCTGCCAGCGAGCGTCTCGGGTGGTCAGTTCGGCTTCCGGGTCCAGAGGCCCGGTGGTGAACTCCAGCCCGGCAAGCCCGTCGGGTGATTGGACTGTGAGGGGGGCGCCCCACCGCGGACGCTCCAGCTGCCAGCCTCGTTTGATGAGGGGGACAACGGCCAGGAACGGCTCGCGGTCATCGCTTCGGGAGTCCGGTGCCGCGAGGTAGGCGTCCGGGCCCTGCTCGTACGCCGAGGCGAGGGCAGTGGTGAATGCCTGGACGAACTCGGTGGGGGTGGAGTCGTTGAAGCAAACGCCCCAGGTCGGCGGCCCGAACGGGTCCTGATAGGCGTTGATGCGCCAGAGGCCGTCGTCCTCGCCTTGGGGGAGGTAGCCGAGGCGGATCTTGCGGTCGGGGGCGTTCAGGTACCCGTTGCCAAGGTTGTCGTGCTGCAGTTCCCAGCCGAGGTCGAGGAGGGGAGCGAGGGCTGGGTCGCCGATGCCGGTTGTGCCGGCGAGGTAGCGCGGGAAGACGTAGACGTCTCCGTCGACGTCGGAGCGCGGATCGGGCTGGTGGCTCAGCGGTCCGCCCTCGTGGTGATGGTGATCTCATCGGCGGCGGTGTCGAGGCGGTCGGTGACCTCGGCGGTGTTGCGGCCGGTGACGATGTAGAACCCCGCCCTCGCGGTGAAGAGGTCGCCGTCGGGCGGCAGGAGGAGCTGCTCGCCGATGTCGCGGATCCACCGCACCTGCTGCAGCCACGGGGTGTGGGAGGCGAACGGGATGTTGATGTGCCGTGCGGTGAGGGTGCCGGAGGCGTCCGGGTAGAGCATGCGGATGCCCGCTGCCCCGCGTCGGGTCGGGGTGAGGTCCGGTGCCCGGCCGCAGGCGAGGTCGGCGGCGGCCTTGGGCAGATCGATGCCGGTGGCGAGGCGGACGAGATGTCCGATCATGTCGCCGCCGATCCGGGCGTTGACCTCGATCAGCCGGGGCTTTCCGTCCACGAGACGCAGCTCGACGTGCTGCAGGCCGTCGGTGATTCCCAGGGCCCTGACTGCGGCAGCGGCGGCTGGGGCAACCTGGGTGAGGAGCGGGTCGGTGGCATCGACGGTGTGCCCGGTCTCGTCGAAGTACGGTGCTGGTCCCAGGTGCTTGCGGGTCACGGCGACCGCGGTGGTCTCGCCGCGGTGGGTGACGCACTCGACGGAGACCTCCGGTCCGTCGAGGTACTCCTCGACCAGGACAACGGTGTCCTCGCGGCTGCGGCTCGCGCCCTCTGAGGCGAAGGCGAACGCTGCGGGGAGTTCTTCGGGGCGGTCGACGCGGATCACGCCGATGCTGCCGGCGAAGGCGGCGGGCTTGATGACGGCGGGGAACCCCAGCGTCATCGTCGCAAGGCCGGCCTCCAGCAGAGTTCGTGCCTTCATCGAGGCAGCCGACGGCACCCCGTGCTGGGCGAACAGGGAGCGGGCGGTTGCCTTGTTGCGGCAGGCCCGCATCACCTCGACGGAGTTCGAGGGCAGACCGAGCGCTCGGGCGGTGCGGGCGGTGGGTACAAGGTTCCACTCGTCCCAGGTGACCACGCCGGCGAGGTCGTGGCGAGCAGCCAGGGCCCGGCCGCCGGCGAGCAAGGCTGCAGGGTCGGTCAGGTCGACGACTGCGTGGTCGACGATGAACGGTGTCTCCCACGTCGGCTCGGTGCCGGTGAGCAGGACGACGTCGTACGCGGCGGCCACCTGCTCAAGGCAGTAGCCGCGATAGGTCTCATCACCCGGGGAAACCAGAAGTACGAGAGGGCGAGCGGACAAGGGTTCTCCGTATCGGTGGACGGCAGGACAAGATGGGAAGGAGTGGGCTCTCACGCGGCACGGCGTCGGCGCAGCTCGAACGCAGCAGCCCAGTGCGGGTGTTCGTCGATCAGGAGGCGGACGTAGAGGGCTGTGTAGCTGTTGTTCAGCCCGACGACGCCGTGCGGAAGCTGACGGCGCAGGTCCTCGAAGAGGTCCTTCAAGCTGACGCGGGTGGCGCCCGCGGCTAGGCGGCGGGCGACCAGGCGTTCCAGGGCGCGATAGACGTGCGGGTTGTTGGCGTCGAAAGCGCGGAACTGCTCGGTGATGCTGCGACCGCTCGCGCGGTGTGATCCGAGGATGGCGGCGGGCATGAGGTTCTCCACAGGCTGGGGAGTGCGGCAGGGTCAGGAGCGCAGGGCGGGATCGGTGCGCAGCCGGGCGAAGGCGCAGAACAGGCCGAGAGCCTGCAGGGCGGCGCATGCACTGATGACGTGGCCCAGCGCGTCCGGCGGGGTGAGCGCGGTGAGGATGCCTGCGAGGGGGAAGGGCAGCAGGAGGATGAGGACGGTCGCCGACAGGGTGCTGCCGAACTTCTCCGGCGGGATCAAGTGGGAACGCAAGGTGCGCAGAACCACCGTCATGCCGCCTTCGGCTGCCATCAGGATCGCGATCAGGACCAGGTACGAGCGATAGTCGGGGGCCTGCGCGGCGGCGAGGCAGGCGAGTGAGGCGAGGGCGGCGCAGGTGGCGCCGACCGGCCACATTCCCAGGCGGTCGAGGGCGAACCGGCAGATGGTGACGCTGAGGAGCGTCGCTCCGGCTGCTGCGGACCAGACCAGGCCGACGGCTGTGGTGGTCTGCCCGAAGTGCTTGACGACGATCACCGGGCTGGCCGCTTGGAGGAGCCCGGTGGCCAGGTTGGACAGGGTCAGCCCGGTCACGAGCCAGCCGAGGGCGGGAAGGGAACGGATGGTGCGCCACCCGGTGAGGAGTCCGGTGCCCGGCTGTCGTTTCGAGGGGCGGGTGGGGATGACGGGCGAGGGGGGCGTGCGTAGGGCGAGCAGCGCGGCAAGGAGCGAGAGCGTGGTGATCACGGCGAGCATGGGCGGTGGCCCTGCGAGCAGTAGCACTCCGGCGAGCGCCGGGCCGGCGACGGTCGCGGTCTGTTCGATGCCGAGCAGGATGGCCTGTACGCGATGAGCCTGCCCCTTTGCTCGGCGGCCGGCGGCGGCGCCCGCGGTTTCGGCCGCGATGTAGCTGATCGCGGTGAGCATTCCGGTCGTCGGCGCGAGCACCATCACGGTCACGCTTGCGACGAG from Streptomyces sp. QL37 harbors:
- a CDS encoding alpha/beta hydrolase; translation: MSIERKFAIGVAGLCVGSWAIGAQTRFLGTRRRVATFSTMPRADGSVVEVDHRRPPDAEFGVIFFNGLGLPHEQWAWVRKHLPENAACVGYNRPGHGLSSPLPGATLEEQFGIVDELRKRYLDGLPLVLVGHSLGGYLAAAYAASRADAGLSHVVMVDPTIIADLRASLGLPADLWTRQRLLLEYVWAATGLNVPRPMTPAREFYAEEVKQSMTAYHAVPRVWATAYREYMAARAYPAVGRLSVPLHVVTALKGTRSAEKHRASQERLLELSAESWHHVREDAGHIGVVAEEAHAKALAELIIPGCGA
- a CDS encoding XRE family transcriptional regulator; amino-acid sequence: MQQLKERSGLTYRELEERATQSGDVLARSTLADILRRTSLPRPDVLVAFVRACGDGQRVGAWLDARDRIAADIAAAPATTPSSVPEVDATAEAHLQTEESTGLRPRRTKRRTVALAATLMVPLLALAAWQLLPDGSEAPGAGAPATATASRTPADGWVTIRPARTPDLCLTDGRDRDGTYNSAVAVQLPCAQAAVPRTYLEPVGEGRYRIQWHHPQMGKGCLTVMGADQIKGMLEPRDDCTQGTLFRLEPTAADSAGAFRLRPAHSSRCIGILDNDTTEGAEAIEEPCTGAADQRFLIRTG
- a CDS encoding SUKH-4 family immunity protein — protein: MDGSSRGCRLPSALWLPYDATSLARLGLGSEAVSGLGERGLPSDCNRMFVRDVGRELEVRDLPPGRAAFLGAFEDGVNTYWLLIDSGEVWMVRGYAGDGDQQYGLVNSSVVGLQDVLEVWEAFACSGRTDADDDYEDYVEDVLERARQSDSVVFEDDEAWWSRVFEEVELGVLVPEEQ
- a CDS encoding SpaA isopeptide-forming pilin-related protein, with product MHAPFVRTAAVAVAVTGTLTWAPAASAQPSEPTPLASAAPAQTPAPDAGSVEITTKDTAGEALLGAAFLLLDAAGQEAGRGKSDAQGKLTFTDLAPGVYRLKETASGSPLHEIVADQDVIVTPGATTRLTIIDPFKAAKVFLQAKDDKSGKLLPGATVNIGTGDSTLLTLTTGAKGTASGDLPVTRGKTQFWVKEIKAPTGYDLSKPTKTFTAGPGAPVTVTVTNAKTATDPKPDPSDKPTHKPTHHPSAPGTPSSGSGETTPSVTATGTPDAVSSTTAAAIPFGDSTATPPMGSLARTGSDATPWLTGGAGVLIVIGGGVLIMARRRRADESADDSTAS
- a CDS encoding DUF317 domain-containing protein → MSHQPDPRSDVDGDVYVFPRYLAGTTGIGDPALAPLLDLGWELQHDNLGNGYLNAPDRKIRLGYLPQGEDDGLWRINAYQDPFGPPTWGVCFNDSTPTEFVQAFTTALASAYEQGPDAYLAAPDSRSDDREPFLAVVPLIKRGWQLERPRWGAPLTVQSPDGLAGLEFTTGPLDPEAELTTRDARWQLWAGRSIDRPAWYATASTGTPIALLAAVTQCVSDPAPLPRWREATFSYREGMVQLTSILPSGPLAPTPLDVQRAVSSRRPAALPATSVPRWSTSSRPALPGPRR
- a CDS encoding ATP-grasp domain-containing protein translates to MSARPLVLLVSPGDETYRGYCLEQVAAAYDVVLLTGTEPTWETPFIVDHAVVDLTDPAALLAGGRALAARHDLAGVVTWDEWNLVPTARTARALGLPSNSVEVMRACRNKATARSLFAQHGVPSAASMKARTLLEAGLATMTLGFPAVIKPAAFAGSIGVIRVDRPEELPAAFAFASEGASRSREDTVVLVEEYLDGPEVSVECVTHRGETTAVAVTRKHLGPAPYFDETGHTVDATDPLLTQVAPAAAAAVRALGITDGLQHVELRLVDGKPRLIEVNARIGGDMIGHLVRLATGIDLPKAAADLACGRAPDLTPTRRGAAGIRMLYPDASGTLTARHINIPFASHTPWLQQVRWIRDIGEQLLLPPDGDLFTARAGFYIVTGRNTAEVTDRLDTAADEITITTRADR
- a CDS encoding MFS transporter, which produces MSTAIAPRHARHSAGLMRGVYLPRAADAVTSAMSTYGIPLLVLTTTSSAALTGTAFALEWIPRLAASGWAGALVDRRGAAAVFHLAALGRALALAAGAVLLHLHPSGLVASVTVMVLAPTTGMLTAISYIAAETAGAAAGRRAKGQAHRVQAILLGIEQTATVAGPALAGVLLLAGPPPMLAVITTLSLLAALLALRTPPSPVIPTRPSKRQPGTGLLTGWRTIRSLPALGWLVTGLTLSNLATGLLQAASPVIVVKHFGQTTTAVGLVWSAAAGATLLSVTICRFALDRLGMWPVGATCAALASLACLAAAQAPDYRSYLVLIAILMAAEGGMTVVLRTLRSHLIPPEKFGSTLSATVLILLLPFPLAGILTALTPPDALGHVISACAALQALGLFCAFARLRTDPALRS